The segment ttcgttttctgaatgttgagcttgaagccaactttttcactctccactttcacgttcatcaagaggctttttagttcctcttcactttctgccataagggtggtgtcatctgcatatctgaggttattgatatttctcctggcaatcttgattccagtttgtgtttcttccagtccagcgtttctcatgatgtactctgcatataagttaaataaacagggtgacaatatacagccttgacgtactccttttcctatttggaaccagtctgttgtcccatgtccagttctaactgttgcttcctgacctgcatacaaatttctcaagaggcagatcaggtggtctggtattcccatctctttcagaattttccacaggttattgtgatccacacagtcaaaggctttggcatagtcaataaagcagaaatagatgtttttctggaactctcttgctttttccatgatccagtggatgttggcaatttgatctctggttcctctgccttttctaaaaccagcttgaacatcaggaatttcacggttcacgtattgctgaagcctggcttggagaattttgagcattactttaccagcttgtgagatgagtgcaattgtgcagtagtctgagcattctttggcattgcctttctttgggattggaatgaaaactgaccttttccagtcctgtggccactgctgagttttccaaatttgctggcatattgagtgcagcactttcacagcatcatctttcaggatttggaatagctcaactggaattccatcacctccactagctttgttcatagggatgctttctaaggcccacttgacttcacattccaggatgtctggctctaggtcagtgatcacaccatcgtgattatctgggtcgtgaagatcttttttgtacagtgcttctgtgtattcttgccatctcttcttaatatcttctgcttctgttaggtccataccatttctgtcctttattgagctcatctttgcatgaaatgttcctttggtatctctgattttcttgaagagatccctagtcttccccattctgttgttttcctctatttctttgcattgattgctgaagaaggctttcttatctcttcttgctattctttggaactctgcattcagatgtttatatctttccttttctcctttgcttttcgcttctcttcttttcatagctatttgtaaggcctccccagacagccattttgcttttttgcatttcttgtctatgggaatggtcttgatccctgtctcctgttcaatgtcacgaacctcattccatagttcatcaggcactctatctatcagatctagtcccttaaatctatttctcacttccactgtataatcataagggatttgatttaggtcatacctgaggaGTTGTTTTAGTAGTTGCTAAAATCACCAAAGGCAAGAAGGATTCTGGAGGTCTACCGAATGCTTGAGGTGGGGGCGgtcaaaggaaaggagggaggagaagcagagagGCTAGGTCAAGTGCTTTCCAGGGATAGGGCGAGCCAGTGTTTTAGGAGAGAGCTGCTCACAAAACAGGATGGAGGACAGCGTCGTGGGCTGAGGCTCCTGAGAAAGGTCTGTCCAGATAGGATGGTGAAGAGGAAGAAGTGTAGCCCTAGATTAGTGGGCAAACTGTGTGTGATCTTTAGCAAGTGACCAACCTTCTGATTCTaactccctttcttttccttcacctATAATCAGGGGGATGAGGATGGAGGTGAATCCTTGCCTCATGGGATTTCTGATGGTTTTAAATGAGATCTTCGTTGTGAAGTGCAGCATTTAAAATGCAGCTCAGAtattccctctcccacagagctcACCGCTGCTCTTCTCTGCTAATCCCTTTATGTCTATTGTTGAGTTTATTGTTGCATTGTAGTGAGTTTACTTGTATGCTTGCCCATCAGACAGTGAGATCCATGAGAGTGGGTGAGTAGGTCTTATTCATGTGGACACCCTCTGTGTTCTGCCCAGGGCCTGTGCAAAGGACTAGAAGATGGTTAAATTATaagttcctttcttcttcctttgttcATGATGCTCAGAAATGCAGATCATTCAGCTTGGAGGCGATGATGCTTATTTCAAGATGACCTGTAGCTCCAAGGATTCCAAAGTTAGCAAGTCAATAAACAAACAGCTTCTTTATGGGTAGGTAAACAGCTTCCAGATCAACAAACCGTGGCATAATAAGATGTTTCTCTGAAAACTGGCCCAAACAGCAATGAGGAAAAGATGTGGGGGCTCAAAACAGCACGTGCCAGGGTTGGGGGTATAAAAGTGAGGGCTCTGGAGAGCTGCCCCAGTCAGGCAGCAACCTCTCAGCACTGGCAAGGGAGCAGAGGCAACTCCACCATGTCTGGAAACTGCTGCTCTAGGAAATGCCCCTCGGTGCCAGCCATCTCCCTTTGCTCCACTGAGGTGAGCTTCAGAGGGCCTGTTTACTTGCCCAGTTCCTGCCGGAGCCAGACGTGGCAGCTGGTGACTTGTCAAGATAGCTGCGGATCATCCAGCTGTGACCCACAATGCTGTCAGCCCTCCTGTTCTGCGAGCAGCTGTGCCCAGCCTGTGTGCTGTGAGACCACCATCTGTGAGCCTGCCTGTCCTGTGAGCAGCTGTGCCCAGCCTGTGAGCTGTGAGGCCACCATCTGTGAGCCTGCCTGTCCCGTAATCAGCTGTACCCAGCCTGTGTGCTACAAGGCCACCATCTGTGAGCCCTCTTGCCCCATGAGCAGCTGCGCCCAGCCTGTGTGCTGTGAAGCCACCATCTGTGAGCCCTCTTGCTCTGTGAGCAGCTGTGCCCAGCCTGTGTACTACAAGGCCACCATCTGTGAGCCCTCTTGCCCTGTGAGCAGCTGTGCCAAGCCCGTGAGCTGTGAGGCCACCATCTGTGAGCCTGCCTGTCCCGTAATCAGCTGTGCCCAGCCTGTGTGCTATGAGGCCACCATCTGTGAGCCCTCTTGCCCAGTGAGCAGCTGTGCCAAGCCCGTGAGCTATGAGGCCACCATCTGTAAGCCTGCCTGTCCTGTGAGCAGCTGCGCCCAGCCTGTGAGCTGTGAGGCCACCATTTGTGAGCCCTCTTGCTCTGTGAGCAGCTGTGCCCAGCCTGTGAGCTGTGAGGCCACCATTTGTGAGCCCTCTTGCTCTGTGGGCAGCTGTGCCCAGCCTGTGAGCTGTGAGGCCACCATCTGTGAGCCCTCTTGCTCTGTGAGCAGCTGTGCCCAGCCTGTGTGCTGTGAGGTCCCTCCTGGCCAACGAGTCTTCTGCGTACCCACTTCCTGCCAGCCCATCCTCTGCAAACCCAGCTGCTGCCAGCCAGTGATCTGTGAGCCCAGTTGCTATCAGCCTGTGTCCTCTGGTGTCAGATGCTGTCCATCTATCTGCTCTGTGGCCAGTAGCTGCCAGTCTGCCTGCTGTGACTCCAGTCCTTGTGAGCCATCTTGCTCAGAGCCCAGCATCTGCCAGTCAGCCACACGTGTGTCTCTGGTCTGTGAGCCCATCTGTGTCCGTCCGGTCTGCTGTGTTTCAAGCCCTTGTGAGCCACCTTGTGTCTCCAGCACTTGCCAGGAGCCCTCTTGCTGTGTCTCCAGCCTCTGCCAACCCATCTGCTCTGAGCCCAGCCCCTGCTTACCAAGTGTCTATGTGCCCAGGCCATGTCAACCTACCTGCTACGTAGTCAAGCGCAGTCGGTCCATCTCCTGTGAGCCTCCATCTTGCCGACCTCTCTCCTGCCGCCCGGGGTCTTCTGCATCTGCCGTCTGCCAGCCAACTTGCTCGCGAACTTTCTACATACCTAGCTCTTGCAAACAACCCTGTACTACTTCAATCTCCTACCGCCCGATTTGCCGCCCAATCTGCTCTGGACCAATCACCTATAGGCAGCCATATTTGACATCCATCTCCTACCGCCCGGCCTGCTACCGCCCATATTGCTCCATCCTGCGCCGTCCAGCCTGCGTCACTTCTGTCCCTTACCAACCCGTCTGCTCCCGCTTGCCTTGTGCTGACTCCTGCAAACGTGATTGCAAAAAGTCCACTTCCAGCCAACCGGATTGTGCTGACTCAACTCCCTGCAAGACGGAGGTCTCAGAGGCCAGTCCCTGCCAGCCCACTGAGGCCAAGCCCACCAGCCCCACCACCCACGAGGCTGCAGTCAGCCAGCCTGCTGCCACCAAGCCTACCAACTGCTGAACCAGCCCTGGCCAACCAATTCCTGCAATGCATGCCTCCGGGTAGATAGAAAATTTGTCTGCTTTCCCCAAAGCTCATTCTgacttaaaatctttttctttctgcaccATCACTTGCCATTTGCTTATGCTTCAAAGAACTCATCAGAAATGTCAGTCTCCTAATGGCCCAAATGGCGATTCCTGGGCACGAGATGGGGACATTCTGGGTCCCTTTCTGCTACTGCCATTGAGCTGAGAAAGTCTGCTTTGCTGTATCATCTCAAGTCTCTTTCctggaataaatatttttctgtcctCACTCATGTGCTCCCTTGCTGTGTGGGCTCCTCTTCCTTGGAGACCTCTTCCATGATGTAAAGATATTTAGCTGTCCAATAAACATGGTTAAAGTTGAAGTAACAGACTCTTATCATTTATGTCTTGTTCATGTCATATTCTCATCAGCTGACTTGCTTCATCTTTGAGAGCAGCTTtattcatctattcatccatctgtccgtccatccatccatccatccatccatcccccaCTCCCTCCATCCAAGAAGCTTTGCTAGATAGCTGTTAGATGCCAGGGACTGAGATGAGTTCTGGGAATGAAAAGATAGACGCTTCAGTCCACTCTCAGGAAGCTTATTCTCTGATGGGGAGATAGGCAGAGAGGCAATTACTTCGTCCACTGTGCTAAGTCCTGGGGTAGAGGCAGGCATGCAGTACTGTGAACTTGGCAGGGCATGGAGAGAAACAGGGAATTACTCTTGGGAGAgataatactgaagctgaatcttTTAGCACAAGTAGGAATTAACCAGTTAGAAACTAGGAAGGAAGAGCTTCCTAGGCAGAGGAAACATATACAACTGAATGGAGCTTGTAAGCACACTACCACACTACTCATTAAGCCAAGTGTGGGCAGAGGTGTGCTTAGAAGAGTAGTGAACTCTGAGGTCAGATAAGTAAACAGTGGCCTGCCCTCATCAGCCTTGTGTGCTAGACAGAGTCATCTGAGTTTGGTGCAGGGCTGATGAGAAGGTATTGAGGGATCATATGCAGGGCAGTGACATGAAGACTACTGGGTTTTGGAACGTCCCTCTGGCCTTGGTGTGGAGACCCGAATGGTGAAACATGGACTTGGATATAGGGAAAACGAGGGGGAAACCAAGGGCTTTGGGGTCCACAATAGCATGAAAACAAGTGGGGAGGTCATACTTACAATAAAGAAAGTAACCTAGATTTCTTGTGCCAGAGCTCTGATATGTTATCTCAGTCTCTATAGGACACACTTTTTATGTAGATTCTATATGTGTCTTTCAATCTGCAAGGACAGAGTCTATTTACAGTAGTCTCTTTAAACCCCTTGTACTGGAGGCCGCCGTCTTGCTCGTGCGGAAGCGGCGCGGCTGGGTGGGAGTCCCGAAGCGGGAGTCGCAGAAGGTGCGGCTGCCGCCATGCCGTCGTCGCCACTGCGGGTGGCGGTGGTGTGCTCGAGCAACCAGAACCGGAGCATGGAGGCGCACAACATCCTCAGCAAACGAGGATTCAGCGTCCGGTCCTTCGAAACAGGAACTCACGTGAAGCTTCCAGGACCAGCACCGGACAAACCAAACGTTTATGATTTCAAAACCACATATGACCAGATGTACAACGATCTCCTTAGGAAAGACAAAGAACTCTATACGCAGAATGGCATTTTACACATGCTGGACAGAAATAAGAGGATCAAGCCCCGGCCAGAAAGGTTCCAGAACTGCAAAGACGTGTTTGACCTGATCCTCACCTGTGAAGAGCGAGTGTACGACCAGGCGGTGGAAGATCTGAATTCCAGGGAGCAGGAGACCTGCCAGCCCGTGCACGTGATCAACGTGGACATCCAGGACAACCATGAGAAGGCCACGCTGGGGGCGTTCCTCATCTGCGAGCTCTGCCAGTGTATCCAGCACACGGAGGACATGGAGAACGAGATCGACGAGCTGCTGCAGGAGTTCGAGGAGAAGAGCGGCAGGACCTCCCTGCACACTGTCTGCTTCTACTGAGCCCGCCTGGCGCCCTGCCGCCACCCGCCTGAAGCCATCTTTTTGAACTTCCTTTTGTTAATACTTTTTCCTCCCAGATATTTGTTTTTACCTGTAGGTATTCTGCCGGtggagaaaaaagtcaaataaataacctaactctacacctaaagcaactagaaaaggaagaaatgaagaaccccagggttagtagaaggcaagaaatcttaaaacttagagcagaaataaatgcaaaagaaacaaaagagatcatagcaaaaatcaacaaaaccaaaagctgctttttgaaaggataaataaaattgacaaaccattagccagactcatcaagaaacaaagggagaaaaatcaaatcaataaaattagaaatgaaaatggagagatcacaacagacaacacagaaataccaaggatcataagagagaactatcaacaattatatgccaataaaatggacaacgtggaagaaatggacaaattcttagaaaagtacaactttccaaaactcgaccaggaagaaatagaaaatcttaacagacccatcacaagcacggaaactgaaactgtaatcaaaaatcttccagcaaacaaaagcccaggtccagacggcttcacagctgaattctaccaaaaatttagagaagagctaacacctatcctgctcaaactcttccagaaaattgcagaggatggtaaacttccaaactcattctatgaggccaccatcaccctaataccaaaacctgacaaagatcccacaaaaaaagaaaactacaggccaatatcactgatgaagacagatgcaaaaatccttaacaaaattctagcaatcagaatccaacaacacattaaaaagatcatacaccatgaccaagtgggctttatcccagggatgcaaggattcttcaataaacCCCTTGTACTTAGTGCATGGGTCAAAGGTCTATCCCTTGTCCTCAAGGTGCAGCATGGGCTATCCTAATTACAAGAGGAAATAGCTCAGGGCTTCTCAACTTTGGTACCATTTACAttttgggctggataattctttgttgtggagaCTGTTCTTTGTATCATAAGATATTAAGCAGTATCCCTGGCTTCACCAACGAGATGCTAGTAACATCCCCTGAGTGTGATGACCGAAAATGGCTCCAGACATTGGCAAAAAGTGCCCACCTCCAGAGGGGAGGGGCAAAAATCACCCCTGTTTGAGAGCCATTGGGTTAGACAAGGACAGAGGGAGAAACTCAAAAGTGAAACTTGTCCTGCACTTTGGTATTCAAGTTACTGTCTCATTCAGCCATTGGGATCTATCTTTATCTCCTTCCAGAGTCAAGAGATGAGTTGGCCAGATTTTTAAATCTCTCCGCCTAACATAGACCCAGTGTTTTATGTAAAGAATTTATAGAAATTCTGTGAGGTAAGATTTCTTTTCCCCTATTTTAAGGGTGAAGAATATGAAGGACAAGCAATCCAAATGCCTGTTAACACAGATAAgaaaattgtggtatattcattCACACAACAGAATATCATGCTGTAGTGAGAACAGCTGGACAAAGGCTACGTGCCACAAAATGAGTGATCCTTAGCACTGCAATGTTGACTGATAGAAAAAGCTCCAGAGGtcgtgctgtgtgctgtgcttagtcactcagtcatgtccaactctttgcgaccccatagactgtagctcaccaggctcctctgtccatggggattctccaggaaagaatactggagtgggttgccatgccctcttccaagggatcttcccaacccagggatcgaactcaggtctcccacatcacaggcagatgctttactgtctgagccaccagtgaagcccaagaatactggagtgggtagcctatcccttttccaggggaacttcccaacccaggtatcaaaccagggtcttctgcattgcaggtggattctttaccacctgaactacctgggaagcccctgcagaGGTCATATGTATATTTAAAGCTCAATAACAATATACccacaaatacatatatgtatacacacatgtatatataatatatatatatttacaaatatatatattataaaatatattacatatctatatatatgattttatctCAATCTATCTATTCACAAGGAAATGACAAACACAAAATTCAGGATATTCACAGCTGGTAAGTAACATAAATGATTAAAATCCTGTTCTGTCCAAGCTGGTGTTTTTAATGCATCAGCATATTTCTTGATGTGACCACAACAGTCCTTTGTGATAGATGTCTTTAGTGccttggatggagaaggcaacggcaccccactccagtactcttgcctggaaaatcccatggatggaggggcctggtggactgcagtccatggggtcgctaagagtcggacaagactgagcaacttcactttcacttttcactttcatgcattggagacggaaatggcaacccactccagtgttcttgcctggaaaatcccagggatgggggagcctggtgggctgccgtctatggggtcgcacagagtcggacacgactgaagcgacttagcagcagcagtgccttggACCATAGCAAAATCAAAGTTGTTTCtattgagaacttttttttttttccttcagtttattCAGAAAGAACGGACAAAATTTTGAGATAATTTAAAGTGTACACtgtaatgatttgatatacatacatattgtgGAAGGATTCCTCCCATCTAGCCAACAcattcatcacctcacatatttacctttttttttttttttggtgagaacacttaagttCTTTTGGCAAATTTCTATTATATGATGCAGAGTTATCAACTATAGTCTCCATGCTTTCCATTAGATCTtcagaccttattcatcttaCAGCTGAAAGTTTGTGCCCTTTTTTGAACCTATTGAGATGTTTCTTTACCAAGAAGGGAGGCAAGAGCAGAATCAGAGAAAAATTGATGTAAAAATGGATTACTTTGAAACAGTAAATGTGGTATGTATGGGTATAGGGTATTACAGTTTTTCAGATTGAAATTTTCATGCTTTCTCAAATATGTTCATGTTCTCATTTTGATTGACCTGTTTGGTAAGACCAAAAGTAGTTCCCCTTGACAGATGAGAGTTTTGGGATGTAGACTTTGAGGAATAAAACATAGGGCAGGGATCCCTGAAGTCTGCAAGATGCTAAAATGAGTAGCAATGAGACGGAGGGCAAAAGAAGTGACTGATGCCATAGCATGAAAAGCAATTGTTGAAGAAACACATTTTTACGACAAGGGTGAGGATTTTTCAGGCATTGTGATCAAAAAAATTTCTCATTGTTTTAAAGCAAGAATGAAGAGAAGCCATTTTGTCATGGGTACTTTGAAAATTGTGAGGCagactataataataaaaataacctgAGCAGTAGCCATGCAGTTGATTAACTCTCAGTACTTTGAACTCATGGGTAATGAGCTAACATGCCCAGCAGACTGAGTTTGCAGCAGAGCCAGAAATCAAGACAAGCCCCATCTGCACCCCAAACCCACGATCTCTATCCCATCTTGTATCTTCAGCGTGAACCAGGGCAGGACATGGATGAGTGTGGGATGCTGAAGTTGGCCAGTGATGCAGAGTCTGGACCAGCCCAAAAGAGGAGGGGAAAGTCACTCATGAATCTCTTTTGGATGAGGTCGATTTAACACAAAAGCCTCTTTGCAGAGATGTCCTTCTAGTTATTGTGTTTCATATTTACAGAATTGACATGCTATTGACTCCATAGTATGAGTTTAATCTTTCTTAATGAAACATTTTGTAGTTTTAAATTTACAGGTTAAAAGATTGTCTTTGGGCGTATTGATACCCATTTGATCTAGCTGTTGATTACAGTCACTGGAGTGCGCAGAGGATCCCTAGCATGGGACCTAGACCACCTGTGCTTGAACCAGCGTGGCTGGTCAGCCTTCAGTCATTGTTTTAGAGTCTTCCTCTCCACCTCCAAAGTTGGGAGGTTTAAACAGGTGGTTAAGATAAAAGGTTTGGGGATCAGCCCAACCTAGGTTTGAATCTAGGGGTTTCTGCCCCTTATTACTGGCATAAGTTTGGGAACATGATTTAAACTCTCTGAGTTAGTTTTGCTACCTCTCACGTAATGGTGACAATCGTATCTGCTAAGTAGGATCACTGCAAAGATTCAATTGAAAAATGCAGTCAagagcctggtacatagtaagtatgctattatgaataaaaaatattgCCCGCCATGTcaataaacaaaggatgttgcagccatCAGACCACCACATTACAGCTGCCCTGATATGCTGCAGCCAGCCCTAACAGTGTATCCTGAGGAGACACGGGATAAGGAAAACACAGGGTACCGGCCCCAGATAGCTGGGGTGCatttcaaaggaatgatttcaataagTCCAGactttgcatcttcccatatacagaaaagctctaatttcattaatttgatatgtctgattttttttaaattaacaatagTGATTTCACTTTGTGACTATCTGACCTTTTGTTGCAAAAGCTGCTATATATCCCGACTCCTCCCTCGCCTCTTTGGaacagttgctcagtggtatctgagatgctgtgtccCAG is part of the Bubalus kerabau isolate K-KA32 ecotype Philippines breed swamp buffalo chromosome 4, PCC_UOA_SB_1v2, whole genome shotgun sequence genome and harbors:
- the LOC129651230 gene encoding keratin-associated protein 16-1 → MSGNCCSRKCPSVPAISLCSTEVSFRGPVYLPSSCRSQTWQLVTCQDSCGSSSCDPQCCQPSCSASSCAQPVCCETTICEPACPVSSCAQPVSCEATICEPACPVISCTQPVCYKATICEPSCPMSSCAQPVCCEATICEPSCSVSSCAQPVCAQPVSCEATICEPSCSVSSCAQPVSCEATICEPSCSVGSCAQPVSCEATICEPSCSVSSCAQPVCCEVPPGQRVFCVPTSCQPILCKPSCCQPVICEPSCYQPVSSGVRCCPSICSVASSCQSACCDSSPCEPSCSEPSICQSATRVSLVCEPICVRPVCCVSSPCEPPCVSSTCQEPSCCVSSLCQPICSEPSPCLPSVYVPRPCQPTCYVVKRSRSISCEPPSCRPLSCRPGSSASAVCQPTCSRTFYIPSSCKQPCTTSISYRPICRPICSGPITYRQPYLTSISYRPACYRPYCSILRRPACVTSVPYQPVCSRLPCADSCKRDCKKSTSSQPDCADSTPCKTEVSEASPCQPTEAKPTSPTTHEAAVSQPAATKPTNC
- the LOC129651231 gene encoding RNA polymerase II subunit A C-terminal domain phosphatase SSU72-like; this encodes MPSSPLRVAVVCSSNQNRSMEAHNILSKRGFSVRSFETGTHVKLPGPAPDKPNVYDFKTTYDQMYNDLLRKDKELYTQNGILHMLDRNKRIKPRPERFQNCKDVFDLILTCEERVYDQAVEDLNSREQETCQPVHVINVDIQDNHEKATLGAFLICELCQCIQHTEDMENEIDELLQEFEEKSGRTSLHTVCFY